Proteins co-encoded in one Bombus pyrosoma isolate SC7728 linkage group LG4, ASM1482585v1, whole genome shotgun sequence genomic window:
- the LOC122566735 gene encoding ER membrane protein complex subunit 1 isoform X1, with the protein MAPFVWSFRGNINRFLIDVQILQYLIILVGLFNLSLCLYEDQVGKFDWKQNYVGKIKFASFDTVSTAKKIIVATEENVIAALNLKSGQILWRRVLEKGYAGRIRALGGIADGDLVSVSGGVPAIVRAWDLATGHILHEWPIAEQNHDRIKDVKWHIKDGTLHHILPIYNSGVEVTSYDSKTGDKLKTRRVSAPFITQETECVLAAPYLACLKGDSSLAILLLVHLFDTHSQPQSVTINTIFGAGAQGPYHLESVLGEEAVVSISADNNQRKRILLVGEVPVPIQRDIAEDSMLYIVSVDNEKVLLETTYKNGVTEIVASELLTSKPMPNLSTVVTHNSLLSPTIMASVCPRQTKGVTCRHLLASEDHSVALLQHNKLVWAREEALASIVAVEIIELPMSDRDQEIETEFDQKESIDVDSSWDVLSMMFRRVSSQLKQARTFFQSILSLTPQQSNQRTDLVRDKFGLHKMIVLVTSTGKLYGIETRKGEIIWQLRVRGIRGFNKRSDAIILYVQRGSRHFPYPPQCALLAEDKQTGEGIVYTFNPITGQPLDGLIKLGYRIKQSMLLHVTTDDFLRGILIFDTRDKAHVYPEGATAIAASLAKNTYIFTADQTTGILSGYSLSYSTAQELISHKVWELLLSPKNQRITHVVSKNPIERVHSQGRVLSDRSVLYKYINPNLVAIVTEGVGRTHKDTLNLYLLDVVSGAMIFSIMHKRVRGPVHVVHSENWIVYSYFNEKSRRTEIASLELYEGKIQSNTTVFSSLATTKLPIVERQAFIFPAAIESMRETITEKGITSKHIIVALANGGVLELPWMMVDPRRPINPEVREEGVIPYMPEIPIHMDAIINYNQSVFRVSGIHTSPSGLESTCLVFVHGLDLFYTRVAPSKTFDVLKEDFDYYLIVIVLAALLISSYITKKLASQKAQKQAWK; encoded by the exons ATGGCTCCGTTCGTATGGAGTTTTAGAGGGAACATCAACCGGTTTTTAATCGATGTTCAGATATTACAATACCTTATCATACTAGttggattatttaatttgtctcTGTGTCTGTACGAAGATCAAGTTGGAAAATTTGACTG GAAACAGAACTATGTCGGCAAAATTAAATTCGCCAGTTTTGATACTGTCTCGACCGCAAAAAAGATTATTGTTGCTACtgaagaaaatgttattgCTGCGCTAAATCTAAAGTCAG GGCAAATATTATGGAGACGTGTATTAGAAAAAGGATATGCGGGTCGGATTCGAGCATTGGGTGGAATTGCAGACGGTGATCTTGTTTCTGTAAGTGGAGGTGTACCGGCTATTGTTCGTGCATGGGATTTGGCTACTGGACATATACTTCATGAATGGCCAATTGCTGAACAAAATCACGATAG AATTAAAGATGTGAAGTGGCATATAAAAGATGGAACATTACACCATATTTTACCAATTTATAATAGTGGCGTAGAAGTAACATCCTATGACAGTAAAACAGgagataaattgaaaacaagAAGGGTCTCAGCACCATTTATAACTCAAGAAACAGA ATGTGTTTTAGCAGCTCCATATTTAGCTTGCTTAAAAGGAGACAGTTCATTAGCTATATTGCTTTTGGTACATTTATTTGATACACATTCTCAACCACAATCAGTTACAATAAATACCATATTTGGTGCTGGTGCACAAGGTCCATATCATTTAGAATCAGTGTTAGGTGAAGAAGCTGTTGTATCAATTAGCGCAGATAATAACCAACGGAAACGTATTCTTCTTGTTGGAGAGGTACCTGTTCCTATCCAAAGGGACATAGCAGAAGATTCTATGCTCTATATTGTTTCGGTTGATAATGAAAAAGTGCTTTTAGAAACAACTTATAAAAACGGA GTAACAGAAATTGTTGCTTCAGAACTTTTAACATCAAAACCTATGCCAAATTTATCTACCGTTGTAACACATAATTCATTACTCTCACCAACAATTATGGCTTCTGTTTGTCCTCGACAAACAAAAGGTGTAACTTGCCGTCATTTATTAGCTTCAGAAGATCACAGTGTTGCGCTGCTACAGCATAATAAATTAGTGTGGGCTAGGGAAGAAGCACTTGCTAGTATTGTAGCAGTGGAGATTATAGAACTACCTATGTCAGATAGAGATcaagaaatagaaacagaaTTCGATCAGAAAGAGA GTATTGATGTAGACAGTTCAT GGGATGTATTGAGCATGATGTTTAGAAGAGTCAGTTCTCAACTTAAACAAGCAAGAACATTCTTCCAATCCATATTAAGTCTCACACCTCAACAGTCCAATCAACGTACTGACTTAGTACGAGATAAATTTGGTTTACATAAAATGATTGTCCTTGTTACATCAACGggaaaa ttatatggtattgaaACTAGAAAAGGTGAAATTATTTGGCAACTTAGAGTACGAGGTATTCGAGGTTTCAATAAAAGATCTgatgcaataattttatacgtacaACGTGGTAGCAGACATTTCCCATATCCGCCGCAATGTGCGTTATTGGCAGAGGATAAA caaaCGGGAGAAGGCATTGTGTATACTTTTAATCCGATTACTGGTCAACCATTAGatggtttaataaaattaggaTATAGAATAAAGCAATCTATGTTACTTCATGTAACGACGGATGATTTTCTGCGAGGCATACTTATTTTTGACACACGAGATAAAGCTCACGTATATCCTGAAGGTGCAACTGCAATTGCTGCATCACTCgctaaaaatacatatatatttactgcTGATCAAACAACTGGAATATTGTCTGGATATTCTTTATCATATAGTACAGCTCAA GAACTCATTTCCCATAAAGTATGGGAATTACTGCTGTCACCAAAAAACCAAAGAATAACGCACGTCGTATCGAAAAATCCAATTGAACGTGTTCATTCTCAGGGTAGGGTTCTAAGTGATAGATCAGTTCtatataagtatattaatCCTAACTTAGTCGCAATTGTAACTGAGGGTGTTGGGCGCACTCATAAAG ATAcgcttaatttatatttattggatGTGGTGTCTGGAGCaatgatattttctattatgcACAAGAGAGTTCGTGGCCCAGTCCATGTTGTGCATTCAGAAAATTGGATAGTGTACagttattttaacgaaaagagTCGTAGAACAGAAATTGCTAGTTTAGAATTATATGAAGGAAAAATACAGAGTAATACCACAG TGTTTTCATCGTTAGCTACAACTAAGTTGCCAATTGTAGAAAGACAAGCTTTTATTTTCCCAGCAGCAATAGAATCCATGCGGGAAACTATTACAGAGAAAGGTATCACGAGTAAACACATCATAG TGGCCCTAGCTAATGGCGGAGTATTGGAATTACCGTGGATGATGGTAGATCCACGGCGGCCTATTAATCCCGAAGTACGAGAAGAAGGTGTCATACCATATATGCCGGAAATACCTATTCATATGGatgcaataattaattataaccaAAGCGTCTTTAGGGTTTCCGGCATTCATACTAGTCCTAGTGGCCTTGAAAGTACTTGCTTAGTTTTTGTACACGGTCTTG ACTTGTTCTACACACGTGTGGCACCGTCTAAAACATTTGACGTTTTGAAAGAAGATTTTGATTATTATCTTATTGTGATAGTATTGGCAGCGCTTTTAATTTCGTCGTACATTACAAAGAAACTAGCATCCCAGAAAGCGCAAAAGCAAGCATGGAAATGA
- the LOC122566735 gene encoding ER membrane protein complex subunit 1 isoform X2: MAPFVWSFRGNINRFLIDVQILQYLIILVGLFNLSLCLYEDQVGKFDWKQNYVGKIKFASFDTVSTAKKIIVATEENVIAALNLKSGQILWRRVLEKGYAGRIRALGGIADGDLVSVSGGVPAIVRAWDLATGHILHEWPIAEQNHDRIKDVKWHIKDGTLHHILPIYNSGVEVTSYDSKTGDKLKTRRVSAPFITQETECVLAAPYLACLKGDSSLAILLLVHLFDTHSQPQSVTINTIFGAGAQGPYHLESVLGEEAVVSISADNNQRKRILLVGEVPVPIQRDIAEDSMLYIVSVDNEKVLLETTYKNGVTEIVASELLTSKPMPNLSTVVTHNSLLSPTIMASVCPRQTKGVTCRHLLASEDHSVALLQHNKLVWAREEALASIVAVEIIELPMSDRDQEIETEFDQKERDVLSMMFRRVSSQLKQARTFFQSILSLTPQQSNQRTDLVRDKFGLHKMIVLVTSTGKLYGIETRKGEIIWQLRVRGIRGFNKRSDAIILYVQRGSRHFPYPPQCALLAEDKQTGEGIVYTFNPITGQPLDGLIKLGYRIKQSMLLHVTTDDFLRGILIFDTRDKAHVYPEGATAIAASLAKNTYIFTADQTTGILSGYSLSYSTAQELISHKVWELLLSPKNQRITHVVSKNPIERVHSQGRVLSDRSVLYKYINPNLVAIVTEGVGRTHKDTLNLYLLDVVSGAMIFSIMHKRVRGPVHVVHSENWIVYSYFNEKSRRTEIASLELYEGKIQSNTTVFSSLATTKLPIVERQAFIFPAAIESMRETITEKGITSKHIIVALANGGVLELPWMMVDPRRPINPEVREEGVIPYMPEIPIHMDAIINYNQSVFRVSGIHTSPSGLESTCLVFVHGLDLFYTRVAPSKTFDVLKEDFDYYLIVIVLAALLISSYITKKLASQKAQKQAWK; this comes from the exons ATGGCTCCGTTCGTATGGAGTTTTAGAGGGAACATCAACCGGTTTTTAATCGATGTTCAGATATTACAATACCTTATCATACTAGttggattatttaatttgtctcTGTGTCTGTACGAAGATCAAGTTGGAAAATTTGACTG GAAACAGAACTATGTCGGCAAAATTAAATTCGCCAGTTTTGATACTGTCTCGACCGCAAAAAAGATTATTGTTGCTACtgaagaaaatgttattgCTGCGCTAAATCTAAAGTCAG GGCAAATATTATGGAGACGTGTATTAGAAAAAGGATATGCGGGTCGGATTCGAGCATTGGGTGGAATTGCAGACGGTGATCTTGTTTCTGTAAGTGGAGGTGTACCGGCTATTGTTCGTGCATGGGATTTGGCTACTGGACATATACTTCATGAATGGCCAATTGCTGAACAAAATCACGATAG AATTAAAGATGTGAAGTGGCATATAAAAGATGGAACATTACACCATATTTTACCAATTTATAATAGTGGCGTAGAAGTAACATCCTATGACAGTAAAACAGgagataaattgaaaacaagAAGGGTCTCAGCACCATTTATAACTCAAGAAACAGA ATGTGTTTTAGCAGCTCCATATTTAGCTTGCTTAAAAGGAGACAGTTCATTAGCTATATTGCTTTTGGTACATTTATTTGATACACATTCTCAACCACAATCAGTTACAATAAATACCATATTTGGTGCTGGTGCACAAGGTCCATATCATTTAGAATCAGTGTTAGGTGAAGAAGCTGTTGTATCAATTAGCGCAGATAATAACCAACGGAAACGTATTCTTCTTGTTGGAGAGGTACCTGTTCCTATCCAAAGGGACATAGCAGAAGATTCTATGCTCTATATTGTTTCGGTTGATAATGAAAAAGTGCTTTTAGAAACAACTTATAAAAACGGA GTAACAGAAATTGTTGCTTCAGAACTTTTAACATCAAAACCTATGCCAAATTTATCTACCGTTGTAACACATAATTCATTACTCTCACCAACAATTATGGCTTCTGTTTGTCCTCGACAAACAAAAGGTGTAACTTGCCGTCATTTATTAGCTTCAGAAGATCACAGTGTTGCGCTGCTACAGCATAATAAATTAGTGTGGGCTAGGGAAGAAGCACTTGCTAGTATTGTAGCAGTGGAGATTATAGAACTACCTATGTCAGATAGAGATcaagaaatagaaacagaaTTCGATCAGAAAGAGA GGGATGTATTGAGCATGATGTTTAGAAGAGTCAGTTCTCAACTTAAACAAGCAAGAACATTCTTCCAATCCATATTAAGTCTCACACCTCAACAGTCCAATCAACGTACTGACTTAGTACGAGATAAATTTGGTTTACATAAAATGATTGTCCTTGTTACATCAACGggaaaa ttatatggtattgaaACTAGAAAAGGTGAAATTATTTGGCAACTTAGAGTACGAGGTATTCGAGGTTTCAATAAAAGATCTgatgcaataattttatacgtacaACGTGGTAGCAGACATTTCCCATATCCGCCGCAATGTGCGTTATTGGCAGAGGATAAA caaaCGGGAGAAGGCATTGTGTATACTTTTAATCCGATTACTGGTCAACCATTAGatggtttaataaaattaggaTATAGAATAAAGCAATCTATGTTACTTCATGTAACGACGGATGATTTTCTGCGAGGCATACTTATTTTTGACACACGAGATAAAGCTCACGTATATCCTGAAGGTGCAACTGCAATTGCTGCATCACTCgctaaaaatacatatatatttactgcTGATCAAACAACTGGAATATTGTCTGGATATTCTTTATCATATAGTACAGCTCAA GAACTCATTTCCCATAAAGTATGGGAATTACTGCTGTCACCAAAAAACCAAAGAATAACGCACGTCGTATCGAAAAATCCAATTGAACGTGTTCATTCTCAGGGTAGGGTTCTAAGTGATAGATCAGTTCtatataagtatattaatCCTAACTTAGTCGCAATTGTAACTGAGGGTGTTGGGCGCACTCATAAAG ATAcgcttaatttatatttattggatGTGGTGTCTGGAGCaatgatattttctattatgcACAAGAGAGTTCGTGGCCCAGTCCATGTTGTGCATTCAGAAAATTGGATAGTGTACagttattttaacgaaaagagTCGTAGAACAGAAATTGCTAGTTTAGAATTATATGAAGGAAAAATACAGAGTAATACCACAG TGTTTTCATCGTTAGCTACAACTAAGTTGCCAATTGTAGAAAGACAAGCTTTTATTTTCCCAGCAGCAATAGAATCCATGCGGGAAACTATTACAGAGAAAGGTATCACGAGTAAACACATCATAG TGGCCCTAGCTAATGGCGGAGTATTGGAATTACCGTGGATGATGGTAGATCCACGGCGGCCTATTAATCCCGAAGTACGAGAAGAAGGTGTCATACCATATATGCCGGAAATACCTATTCATATGGatgcaataattaattataaccaAAGCGTCTTTAGGGTTTCCGGCATTCATACTAGTCCTAGTGGCCTTGAAAGTACTTGCTTAGTTTTTGTACACGGTCTTG ACTTGTTCTACACACGTGTGGCACCGTCTAAAACATTTGACGTTTTGAAAGAAGATTTTGATTATTATCTTATTGTGATAGTATTGGCAGCGCTTTTAATTTCGTCGTACATTACAAAGAAACTAGCATCCCAGAAAGCGCAAAAGCAAGCATGGAAATGA